One Halobacterium zhouii genomic region harbors:
- a CDS encoding DUF7553 family protein — protein sequence MNRHFEDARYYLQRAAEATAHGIRTELEPAERNVRRLTGMEREPEPSAPERVRERATDAERRARRTARKARRRIRRSRSS from the coding sequence ATGAACCGACACTTCGAAGACGCCCGTTACTACCTCCAACGCGCCGCGGAAGCGACGGCGCACGGCATCCGTACGGAACTCGAACCGGCGGAACGGAACGTCCGCAGACTCACCGGCATGGAACGCGAACCAGAACCCAGCGCCCCGGAGCGCGTCCGCGAGCGCGCCACCGACGCCGAACGCCGCGCCCGGCGAACCGCTCGGAAGGCGCGTCGCCGCATCCGACGCTCCCGTTCGAGCTAA
- a CDS encoding erythromycin esterase family protein, which yields MASETDTGSQLADALIPLSTTSPTTDGDGLHELGDVLADFRVIGLGESTHGTREFFELKHRIVRHLVEEQGLRLFGIEACFGETLAINDYVLRGEGSAEEALDGIGFWTWNTEEVRNFVEWLREFNDGREHEDCVKFYGYDMQFTTASASRLDNCLDHVDASVHESVAADLDLLADEHRVYGDDDQLRERVDAAESVVESLAPTLDNNRETYVDATSERQWRLARQHVTAMEQAVTRGRRMLQADEFTVEQLRQRDYAMAKNVDWILDHEPHDRIALWAHNGHVKRGGMEYEDTIVPTMGDNLADRYGDDYYALGFDFHHGSFQAIGNLEDEDDSGLREFTVGTPREDSFAATLAATGVELALLDATRASRDPALVDWLNSEHEQRTVGAHYDHDDADDYWATFDLPEDFDGMLYVEETTRAVPLERGD from the coding sequence ATGGCCAGCGAAACAGACACCGGTTCCCAGCTTGCGGACGCCCTCATCCCACTCTCTACGACTTCCCCTACAACAGACGGTGACGGCCTCCACGAACTCGGTGACGTGCTCGCCGACTTCCGCGTTATCGGCCTCGGCGAATCCACGCACGGCACGCGGGAGTTCTTCGAACTCAAGCACCGTATCGTTCGGCATCTCGTCGAGGAGCAGGGACTCCGCCTGTTCGGCATCGAAGCCTGCTTCGGTGAAACGCTCGCCATCAACGACTACGTGCTTCGCGGCGAGGGGAGCGCCGAAGAAGCACTCGACGGCATCGGCTTCTGGACCTGGAACACCGAGGAAGTGCGGAACTTCGTGGAGTGGCTCCGCGAGTTCAACGACGGTCGAGAGCACGAGGACTGCGTGAAGTTCTACGGCTACGACATGCAGTTCACAACGGCGTCCGCCAGCAGGCTCGACAACTGCCTCGACCACGTCGATGCCAGCGTCCACGAATCAGTCGCAGCCGACCTCGACTTGCTCGCCGACGAACATCGAGTGTACGGCGACGACGACCAGCTCCGGGAACGAGTGGATGCCGCAGAGTCGGTCGTGGAGTCACTCGCACCCACACTCGACAACAACCGCGAGACATACGTCGATGCGACTAGCGAACGCCAGTGGCGACTCGCGCGCCAGCACGTCACCGCGATGGAGCAAGCAGTCACCCGTGGCCGCAGGATGCTTCAGGCAGACGAATTCACGGTGGAGCAACTCCGGCAGCGCGACTACGCGATGGCCAAGAACGTCGACTGGATTCTCGACCACGAACCCCATGACCGCATCGCGCTCTGGGCGCACAACGGCCACGTCAAGCGCGGCGGCATGGAGTACGAGGACACCATCGTCCCGACAATGGGAGACAATCTGGCCGACCGCTACGGCGACGACTACTACGCACTCGGCTTCGACTTCCACCACGGTTCCTTCCAGGCCATCGGTAATCTCGAAGACGAAGACGACTCCGGCCTCCGAGAGTTCACTGTCGGGACGCCACGCGAGGACTCGTTTGCCGCTACGCTCGCGGCCACCGGAGTCGAACTGGCGCTCCTCGACGCAACGCGCGCGAGTCGGGACCCAGCACTCGTAGACTGGCTGAACAGCGAACACGAACAACGGACTGTCGGCGCGCACTACGACCACGACGACGCAGACGACTACTGGGCCACGTTCGACCTCCCCGAGGACTTCGACGGTATGCTCTACGTCGAGGAAACGACGCGAGCAGTACCGCTAGAAAGAGGTGACTGA